A single genomic interval of Patescibacteria group bacterium harbors:
- a CDS encoding glycosyltransferase family 4 protein, producing the protein MKICFLATADSIHSKKWIEYFAKQGHEVYWLSLGIGSNDIPEGIKFYLIRKSPLKLLRPLIYTLEIKNILNKIKPDIFHIHQVWMAGAIGALINFHPLVLTAWGSDILLAPKSKLKKPLIKLALKRADLITCDAWHIREAMIKLGANSSKIIKICFGIDTKKFSPGPKDENLISELKIQNCPIIISLRNFKPIYDIETLIKAIPLVLKEFSETKFIIAGEGSEENKIKNLAKDLKILNNIRFVGSIQNNELPKYLKTSDIYISTALSDAGISASTAEAMSCQLPVVITNTGENEKWIEEGKNGFLISIRNPEILAEKIINLLKDENKRKEFGILARQKIIEENDYYEEMSKMNNIYKKLIIK; encoded by the coding sequence ATGAAAATATGTTTTTTGGCAACAGCAGACTCCATTCATTCAAAAAAATGGATTGAATACTTCGCCAAACAAGGTCATGAAGTCTATTGGTTATCCTTGGGAATCGGCAGCAACGATATACCTGAAGGTATTAAATTTTATCTAATTAGAAAAAGTCCCCTAAAACTATTAAGACCGCTCATTTATACCCTTGAAATTAAAAATATTTTAAACAAAATAAAACCGGATATTTTCCATATTCATCAAGTTTGGATGGCCGGAGCAATAGGAGCTTTAATAAATTTTCATCCCCTTGTTTTGACGGCATGGGGATCTGATATTTTATTGGCGCCTAAATCAAAATTAAAAAAACCTTTGATAAAATTAGCTTTAAAACGGGCTGACCTCATTACTTGCGACGCCTGGCATATTAGAGAAGCAATGATAAAATTAGGAGCAAATTCTTCTAAAATTATAAAGATATGTTTTGGAATAGATACTAAAAAATTCAGTCCGGGACCAAAGGATGAGAATTTAATCAGTGAATTAAAAATTCAAAATTGCCCGATCATAATAAGTTTAAGAAACTTTAAGCCTATCTATGATATTGAAACTTTAATTAAAGCAATACCCCTGGTTTTAAAAGAATTTTCCGAAACTAAATTTATTATTGCCGGAGAAGGATCGGAAGAAAATAAAATAAAAAATTTGGCCAAAGATTTAAAAATTTTGAATAACATTAGATTCGTCGGCTCGATTCAAAACAATGAATTGCCGAAGTATTTAAAAACATCCGATATTTATATCTCAACGGCTTTGTCTGACGCCGGAATCTCAGCTTCTACCGCTGAAGCAATGTCTTGTCAGCTTCCGGTAGTCATTACGAATACCGGCGAAAATGAAAAATGGATAGAAGAAGGAAAAAATGGGTTTTTGATTTCAATAAGAAACCCTGAAATTTTAGCGGAAAAAATTATCAATTTATTAAAAGATGAAAATAAAAGAAAAGAATTTGGAATCCTCGCCAGACAAAAAATTATAGAGGAAAATGATTATTACGAAGAAATGTCAAAAATGAATAATATTTATAAAAAATTAATAATAAAATAA
- a CDS encoding DUF2341 domain-containing protein: MIFGKKYSPQQDKPKIKLKKILLKIFLLAFVLICIIIIIQIEIFCHWRYRESITIDNTNNSSDLINYQIKIPVAYDLGMQSDFDGIRFTDSDGTSLIDYWLESKIDSTLATFWVEIPDISAYSKKIIYMYYGNLKAKSRSSGPKTFIFFDDFESKNFSRWGVPDDEWSIENSIVKKGLHSGKCTTTEADQPGGYMLTGYTGQKQNIRIQTWARTDNGSVESCSAGFIVFTSHDSHDNTINYSCNLFFGGPNGDGLGSFRHRCQPAGPIAFPNDKKYSYNTWYEAEVILDFKNSVQKTYVDGDDLGDIPLEYNDQTPIATSDNLRSFGPISATSSGTINFYIDDYRISQYTSPEPTVNFGSKNIIKKYLLNHPIPGVWFWGIPKIKNIIWIK; the protein is encoded by the coding sequence ATGATATTCGGTAAAAAATATTCGCCCCAACAAGATAAACCAAAAATTAAGCTGAAAAAAATACTTCTAAAAATTTTTCTTTTGGCCTTTGTATTAATTTGTATTATTATAATAATACAAATTGAAATTTTTTGTCATTGGCGCTATAGAGAATCAATAACAATTGACAATACTAATAATTCTTCTGATTTAATAAATTACCAAATCAAAATTCCTGTTGCTTATGATTTGGGCATGCAATCTGATTTTGATGGCATCAGATTCACTGATTCTGATGGAACCTCACTAATAGATTATTGGTTAGAATCAAAGATTGATTCAACTTTGGCGACTTTTTGGGTAGAAATACCTGATATTTCCGCATATTCAAAAAAAATAATCTATATGTATTATGGAAATTTAAAAGCAAAAAGCAGGAGTAGCGGACCTAAAACGTTTATCTTTTTTGACGATTTTGAATCAAAAAATTTCAGTAGATGGGGCGTGCCGGACGATGAATGGAGTATTGAAAATTCCATTGTTAAAAAAGGACTGCATTCAGGCAAATGCACTACCACTGAAGCGGATCAGCCGGGCGGGTATATGCTCACAGGTTATACCGGACAAAAACAAAATATTCGCATTCAAACTTGGGCCAGAACCGATAATGGATCGGTGGAATCGTGCTCAGCGGGATTTATAGTTTTTACCAGCCATGATTCTCATGATAATACCATAAACTATTCATGCAATTTATTTTTTGGCGGACCGAATGGTGATGGGCTTGGTTCATTCAGGCATCGCTGCCAACCAGCCGGTCCGATCGCCTTTCCCAATGACAAAAAATATTCCTATAATACTTGGTATGAAGCTGAAGTGATTTTAGATTTTAAAAACTCTGTTCAAAAAACTTATGTGGACGGAGATGATCTGGGAGATATTCCTCTTGAATATAACGATCAAACGCCAATTGCAACCTCTGATAATCTGAGATCGTTCGGACCAATAAGCGCGACTTCTTCGGGCACGATAAATTTTTATATTGATGATTATCGGATTTCTCAATACACTTCCCCGGAACCTACTGTGAATTTCGGTTCAAAAAATATAATTAAAAAATATCTTCTCAATCATCCAATTCCCGGTGTTTGGTTTTGGGGAATACCTAAAATAAAAAATATTATCTGGATTAAATAG
- a CDS encoding DUF2334 domain-containing protein, with amino-acid sequence MKNNLKKYPFFLIVDDGGFDYLFPEKKEGKITMEAYVNILKIAKKFDIKIPVCFTMRYLDKENVSGAGTPLEYIDELIDFLKQNSKYIEIGYHGLTHEDDGHIGEFYHFEENKPVSEKTQREHIEKSKKIFNYWGLNFPELFVPPYHAWEEGVTDKILSEYNIKYLVSCKKITFDKYKYHWSGSKYLEFLPRTSLGLSGNDYNLDLSMNRKIKFFPEKSLLDFVECHIIPQNFFTRLRIEKSFLNLPVHSYMTHIGNFSKGTLDFWFKIFDFAANNKHLYLCKSNRDATDFYKKLIS; translated from the coding sequence ATGAAAAATAATCTCAAAAAATATCCATTTTTCTTGATCGTTGATGATGGCGGATTTGATTATCTTTTCCCAGAAAAAAAAGAAGGAAAAATAACAATGGAGGCGTATGTTAATATCTTAAAAATTGCCAAAAAATTTGATATTAAAATCCCTGTTTGTTTTACAATGAGATATTTAGACAAAGAAAATGTTTCCGGCGCCGGAACACCCTTGGAATATATTGACGAATTGATTGATTTTTTAAAACAAAACAGCAAATATATTGAAATAGGTTATCATGGTTTAACGCACGAAGATGACGGCCATATTGGTGAGTTTTACCATTTTGAAGAAAATAAGCCCGTGTCAGAAAAAACTCAAAGAGAACATATTGAAAAAAGTAAAAAAATTTTCAATTATTGGGGATTAAATTTTCCGGAATTGTTTGTCCCCCCTTATCATGCTTGGGAAGAAGGAGTTACTGATAAGATTCTTTCGGAATATAATATTAAATATCTGGTTTCTTGCAAAAAAATTACATTTGATAAATACAAATACCACTGGTCCGGATCAAAATATTTGGAATTTTTGCCCCGAACCAGTCTTGGTCTTTCGGGCAATGATTACAATTTGGATTTATCAATGAATCGCAAAATTAAATTTTTTCCCGAAAAATCACTTCTTGATTTTGTTGAATGCCACATTATTCCACAAAATTTTTTTACTAGATTAAGGATTGAAAAATCTTTTTTAAATTTACCCGTTCACAGTTATATGACTCATATCGGCAATTTTTCAAAAGGAACGCTTGATTTTTGGTTCAAAATTTTTGATTTTGCGGCAAACAACAAACATCTGTATCTTTGCAAATCTAATCGTGACGCGACTGATTTTTATAAAAAATTAATTTCTTAA
- a CDS encoding glycosyltransferase family 4 protein encodes MKKCCQITAVHSVFDVRIFHKEAKTLAGAGYDVTLIARHDKNETVDGIKIIALPKLKNRLERFLKTDFLIFKKALEQRADVYHFHDPELILVGVLLKIFTKAKIIYDVHEDVPKDILYKEWIPVIFKHPLSSTVNFIEKNISKFFDCIIVATEYIKDQFKPYNNNVIEIKNYPLLKFNSKTSKNNFFANNECVLIYTGTIGKNRGIEEIIKAMELINSHYKISLNLMGRFSNEILKQKIACSEEYTKVNFLGELSLNKVFEEIAKADIGIVCLHPNRCFLSSLPVKMFEYMTAGLPVIASNFPLWKEIIEKNNCGICVNPLDPKEIGEAIEYLIKHPEEAKKMGENGKKAILEKYNWDLEAKKLLKIYEIIFANEK; translated from the coding sequence ATGAAAAAATGCTGCCAAATAACCGCCGTCCACTCCGTATTTGATGTTCGTATTTTTCACAAAGAAGCCAAAACTCTAGCTGGGGCTGGTTATGATGTTACTTTAATCGCCCGACATGACAAAAACGAAACAGTGGACGGAATTAAAATTATCGCTCTGCCAAAATTAAAAAATCGCCTTGAAAGATTTTTAAAGACAGATTTTTTAATTTTCAAAAAAGCGCTGGAACAAAGAGCGGACGTTTATCACTTTCATGATCCGGAACTAATATTAGTCGGCGTTTTATTAAAAATTTTTACAAAAGCCAAGATTATTTATGATGTGCACGAAGATGTACCAAAGGACATTTTGTACAAAGAATGGATTCCGGTGATTTTTAAGCATCCCCTATCTTCCACTGTTAATTTTATAGAAAAAAATATATCTAAATTTTTTGATTGTATAATCGTCGCCACTGAATATATCAAAGATCAATTTAAACCATACAATAATAACGTTATTGAGATAAAAAATTACCCGCTCTTAAAATTTAATTCCAAAACATCGAAAAATAATTTTTTCGCGAATAATGAATGCGTTTTAATCTATACCGGAACAATCGGAAAAAACAGAGGCATTGAAGAAATCATAAAAGCCATGGAATTAATAAATAGCCATTACAAAATTTCATTAAATTTGATGGGGAGATTTTCAAATGAAATTTTAAAACAGAAAATCGCATGTTCTGAAGAATATACAAAAGTAAATTTTTTGGGAGAACTTTCTTTAAATAAGGTTTTTGAAGAAATTGCCAAAGCGGATATTGGCATTGTTTGTCTTCACCCTAATAGATGCTTTTTAAGCAGTTTGCCGGTTAAAATGTTTGAATATATGACGGCCGGTTTGCCCGTCATTGCTTCAAATTTTCCTTTATGGAAAGAAATCATTGAGAAAAATAATTGTGGAATTTGTGTTAATCCTTTGGATCCGAAAGAGATTGGCGAAGCGATTGAATATTTAATAAAACATCCCGAAGAAGCAAAAAAAATGGGAGAAAACGGCAAAAAAGCAATTTTAGAAAAATACAACTGGGATTTGGAAGCCAAAAAATTATTAAAAATTTACGAAATAATTTTCGCCAATGAAAAATAA
- a CDS encoding flippase, with the protein MIGKFTKDSLITFVARFLNVILGIVISVIVARTLGPEKKGIYSLIILFQVILINFTDFGIGSSSVFYIGKKKYSLNKIFGANILFSILISIFTILIGLIIIFFFGNKIFPHVPREYLLSVLFLIPSWFFLKYIICIFSGIQNFKKYNLINLIEPILFLTLMVIFLWQHCITVGTIMIALIASWFVPCIILFFQIKKEIGRPIFSLNKDIFKDFFLYGIKNYSSNLFSVWQSRIDTFLINIFLNPMAIGLYSIATGISEQLWLIPDSISTVLFPRVSSETDEKKIKEFTPLVCRNTLFIMFLLAAFLFLIGHWLITLLYSKQFINSVLPFQILLIGMVMLSGRIILAHDFFGRGKPMLNTYITASALVINTVLNIILIPKFGIIGAATATSISYTISFFITSVVYIKISGNNIKDLLFLKKADIKLYQNLIILIKNKYFNFSK; encoded by the coding sequence ATGATTGGTAAATTTACAAAAGACAGTTTAATCACCTTTGTCGCCAGATTTTTAAATGTTATTTTGGGAATAGTGATTTCTGTTATTGTTGCTCGAACTCTTGGTCCGGAAAAAAAAGGAATTTATTCTCTGATAATTCTATTTCAAGTAATTTTGATAAATTTTACTGATTTTGGAATTGGATCATCTTCGGTTTTTTATATAGGGAAAAAGAAATATTCATTAAATAAAATTTTTGGCGCAAACATTTTATTTTCAATTTTAATTAGTATTTTTACAATTTTAATCGGGCTGATTATTATTTTCTTTTTTGGAAATAAAATTTTCCCTCATGTACCCCGTGAATATCTTTTGTCTGTTTTATTTTTGATTCCTTCTTGGTTTTTTTTAAAATATATAATTTGTATTTTTTCTGGAATTCAAAATTTCAAAAAATATAATTTAATTAATTTGATAGAACCGATTTTATTTCTGACCTTAATGGTCATTTTTCTATGGCAACACTGTATCACTGTCGGCACAATAATGATAGCCCTGATAGCTTCCTGGTTTGTTCCTTGCATTATTTTATTTTTTCAAATCAAAAAAGAAATAGGAAGGCCGATTTTTTCATTAAATAAAGATATTTTTAAAGACTTTTTTTTATACGGAATAAAAAATTATTCGAGCAATCTTTTTTCCGTCTGGCAGTCCAGAATAGATACTTTTTTGATTAATATTTTTTTAAACCCGATGGCAATTGGCCTTTATTCAATCGCTACCGGCATATCGGAACAGCTTTGGCTGATCCCCGATTCAATCAGTACGGTTCTTTTTCCGCGAGTGTCATCTGAAACAGACGAAAAAAAAATTAAAGAATTCACTCCTCTGGTCTGTCGAAATACCCTCTTTATTATGTTTTTATTAGCCGCTTTTCTTTTCTTGATTGGTCATTGGTTAATAACACTTCTCTATTCCAAACAATTTATCAATTCAGTTTTGCCGTTTCAAATATTACTGATAGGAATGGTAATGCTTAGCGGCAGAATAATATTGGCTCATGATTTTTTTGGACGCGGCAAGCCAATGTTAAATACTTACATTACGGCAAGCGCCCTTGTTATAAACACTGTTTTAAATATTATCTTGATTCCAAAATTCGGTATTATCGGAGCCGCCACTGCCACTTCAATTTCTTACACAATTAGTTTTTTTATAACCTCCGTAGTTTATATTAAAATTTCCGGCAACAATATTAAAGATCTTTTGTTTCTTAAAAAAGCTGATATAAAATTATATCAAAATCTGATTATTTTAATTAAGAATAAATATTTTAATTTTTCAAAATAA
- a CDS encoding D-glucuronyl C5-epimerase family protein — MNDFDFKIKKICEKLSPITIFVLFCIFLFIPSITFAKDGRTYYTEEKLVILKENIKTYEWAKEMRDKIVNEADYWAQFSDEKLKTLVPLPSEPRAITISDFGCPVHGLEINKEGSYKWIIDFNNPGKIKCPVGGEEYPSNNFSEFLKSGMNDRSLLTGNYPDDGWGWTNPETGKKYWFVGYYNHWSARKFLLPAIWNLSQAALITENNTYAHKAALLLWQLSQYYPDYRYEEQSREGKEVDKELLGKLFYHTWEVSSISPDEKFPPPAETYALAYDAIYPFIQKDNELEKLTGQNPTKIDSQIREKLLLEIARSITDGSYRIYGNYGSHQKALIRLAVVLDEKEKHPTSQEMIDWVLKRENVKIFLDMGVEDALINIVSRDGVPFESPIYNYSEWTASLVEVAEALLDRGINLFENPRFQKLLTWHFNVCLAEKFMPSMGDSGDMFAVNTLWNSQPEILATALRHFPDPRLAQALGSVKNIPRDLFEKPIEEVLKSIKAKPVQSLCTQSVNLPGYGLATLQINDKKNPTASSIFYGAYYGHHHYDKLNMVLFSQGNGLLTDFGYPETLDASDPRWPGFFANSVAHNTVVVNASKQEYNTNCKLHNFDSSSFIKIADVSCEDAYPEKVSLYRRVNMLVETSPGQSYLLDIFYVKGGEQHDYIIHGTQANFSCETPFGPVQKEGTLAGADIPYGKFYDDPELKNKPWGEANYTSYKGSGYQFLFNVQKTKPKDNMVCGWQLTGSDKNIGLRAHFLTNNNEEIIACDGKPQTRKDLPETVKFLIRREQGKNLNSIFVSLFESYNKKTWVKNVSAVSVNPVDDEAIAVKVELNIGETHYLFHSLNPDKEYIIDGKIKAKGQTASLILNSKGQIQKATLLNGKGLSFGNFSLEGNGIQKTKIASVDYEKGIIELADPILNQSLQKGQVLILESNGRGDSLAVEKIIDSAHLSIGNEDLKIARGLVEEVVPSDNKIISQMPSYFAQPGTTVLNSRFEAQGWLKTIDKGWFTLERADSKKLELSDFPTDEKGYQTYTMVVAGPGDQISIPDSVKFEIEKKPWFLKKDFLCFQLILLILAILGGIILSNFTADLFYKPAEMLMNLVLGFGFKGDVESDDRGIPIAIIRRSGGKYYNPVTVTMAGFDYYDKWQKKKEEKYFKYFKNCADWLVDNLKMRNFKGLIFGVWEYYYPWTYNLTPPWISALAQGVGLQFLSRVYKITGEEKYLEAAKLALNALFVEVKDGGVTYKDEDGGWWYEEYVGEGAKKSLVLNGMIYALIGVNEYYKNTKDIKAKELLEKGVINLKQHVWDFDTGWWTYYDKLGVMATKSYHLLHSELMKELYDITGEKIFLEACEKWAKYKSKFFVREFIKNKPHWHDMVVLCLNIGLVFIFLELLLFLIKI, encoded by the coding sequence ATGAACGATTTTGATTTTAAAATAAAAAAAATTTGTGAAAAATTATCCCCTATAACCATTTTTGTTTTATTTTGTATTTTTTTATTTATACCTTCCATAACTTTCGCAAAAGATGGGCGCACGTATTACACTGAAGAAAAATTGGTTATTTTGAAAGAAAATATAAAAACATATGAGTGGGCCAAAGAAATGCGAGATAAAATTGTCAATGAAGCGGATTATTGGGCTCAATTTTCGGATGAAAAATTAAAAACATTAGTTCCCCTTCCCTCAGAACCGCGAGCTATAACAATCAGTGATTTTGGTTGCCCTGTTCACGGTCTGGAAATTAATAAAGAGGGTTCATATAAATGGATTATTGATTTCAACAATCCCGGAAAAATAAAATGCCCGGTGGGCGGCGAAGAGTATCCATCAAATAATTTCTCAGAGTTTTTAAAATCAGGAATGAATGACCGTTCTTTATTAACAGGCAATTATCCGGATGATGGCTGGGGCTGGACAAACCCGGAAACAGGAAAGAAATATTGGTTTGTCGGTTATTATAACCATTGGAGCGCCCGTAAATTTTTATTACCGGCCATTTGGAATTTAAGTCAGGCTGCTTTAATTACGGAAAATAATACATATGCTCACAAGGCGGCCTTATTATTATGGCAATTATCTCAATATTATCCCGATTATCGATATGAAGAACAGTCCCGAGAAGGAAAAGAAGTAGATAAAGAACTTTTAGGAAAACTTTTTTATCATACCTGGGAGGTCTCATCAATTTCACCGGACGAAAAGTTTCCCCCGCCAGCCGAGACATACGCCCTGGCTTATGATGCTATTTATCCTTTTATTCAAAAAGACAATGAGCTTGAAAAATTAACCGGACAAAATCCAACAAAAATAGATAGTCAAATTAGAGAAAAATTACTTTTAGAAATAGCTCGTTCCATAACCGACGGTTCTTATCGTATTTATGGAAATTACGGCAGCCACCAGAAAGCATTAATTCGTTTAGCCGTGGTTTTGGATGAAAAAGAAAAACATCCGACAAGTCAAGAAATGATAGATTGGGTGTTGAAAAGAGAGAATGTAAAAATTTTCCTTGATATGGGAGTAGAAGACGCCTTAATTAATATAGTATCTCGCGATGGCGTGCCGTTTGAATCACCCATTTACAATTATTCTGAATGGACCGCTTCTTTAGTTGAAGTGGCAGAAGCTCTTTTGGACAGAGGGATTAATCTTTTTGAAAATCCGAGATTTCAAAAACTCTTAACATGGCATTTTAATGTTTGTTTGGCCGAAAAATTTATGCCTTCAATGGGAGATTCCGGAGACATGTTCGCTGTTAATACTTTATGGAATTCTCAACCTGAAATATTGGCCACAGCTCTGAGACATTTTCCAGATCCCCGCTTAGCCCAAGCTCTTGGTTCTGTAAAAAATATTCCTCGCGACCTCTTTGAAAAACCAATTGAAGAAGTGTTAAAATCCATAAAGGCAAAACCCGTTCAATCTTTATGCACCCAATCAGTAAATCTTCCCGGTTATGGATTGGCTACTCTTCAAATAAATGATAAAAAAAATCCTACGGCCAGTTCCATATTTTACGGAGCATATTACGGCCATCATCACTATGACAAATTAAACATGGTTTTATTTTCTCAGGGAAACGGTCTCTTAACGGATTTTGGCTATCCCGAAACCTTAGATGCCTCTGATCCACGTTGGCCTGGTTTTTTTGCAAATTCCGTGGCTCACAATACCGTCGTAGTTAATGCATCCAAGCAAGAATATAACACGAATTGCAAATTACATAATTTTGACAGCAGCAGCTTTATTAAAATAGCGGATGTTTCTTGCGAAGACGCATACCCTGAAAAAGTCAGTCTTTACCGCCGAGTGAATATGTTGGTTGAAACAAGTCCCGGTCAAAGTTATCTTCTTGATATTTTTTATGTAAAAGGAGGAGAACAGCACGATTACATAATTCACGGAACTCAAGCTAATTTTTCTTGTGAAACTCCATTTGGTCCTGTTCAAAAAGAAGGAACTCTGGCCGGAGCCGACATACCATATGGTAAATTTTATGACGATCCTGAACTTAAAAATAAACCTTGGGGAGAAGCAAACTATACTTCATATAAAGGAAGCGGTTATCAATTTTTATTTAATGTTCAAAAAACCAAACCTAAAGATAATATGGTTTGCGGCTGGCAGCTTACCGGATCTGATAAAAATATTGGTTTAAGGGCTCATTTCTTAACCAATAATAATGAAGAAATTATTGCCTGCGACGGAAAACCTCAGACGAGAAAAGATTTGCCGGAAACAGTAAAATTTTTGATAAGACGCGAACAAGGAAAAAATTTAAACAGTATTTTTGTTTCTTTATTTGAGTCTTATAATAAAAAAACATGGGTAAAGAATGTTTCGGCTGTTTCTGTAAACCCTGTTGACGACGAGGCAATAGCCGTAAAAGTTGAATTAAATATCGGAGAAACCCATTATCTTTTTCACTCTCTTAATCCGGATAAAGAATATATTATTGACGGGAAAATTAAGGCAAAAGGACAAACAGCTTCTTTAATTTTAAACTCCAAAGGCCAAATCCAAAAAGCCACACTTTTAAACGGGAAGGGTCTTTCTTTCGGCAATTTTTCATTAGAAGGTAATGGCATTCAAAAAACAAAAATTGCATCAGTGGATTACGAAAAAGGAATTATAGAATTAGCTGATCCGATTCTTAATCAATCTTTGCAAAAAGGACAAGTTTTAATTTTAGAATCCAATGGACGCGGAGACAGCTTAGCCGTTGAAAAAATTATTGATAGTGCTCACCTCTCCATTGGCAATGAAGATTTAAAAATAGCCAGGGGTTTAGTAGAAGAAGTTGTACCTTCTGATAATAAAATAATTTCTCAAATGCCTTCCTATTTTGCTCAACCCGGTACAACTGTTCTTAACAGCCGTTTTGAAGCACAAGGATGGCTAAAAACCATAGACAAGGGCTGGTTTACCCTTGAACGGGCAGATTCTAAAAAATTAGAACTTTCTGATTTTCCGACCGATGAAAAAGGTTATCAGACATATACTATGGTTGTGGCAGGACCCGGAGACCAAATATCAATTCCTGATTCAGTAAAATTTGAAATTGAAAAAAAACCATGGTTTTTAAAAAAAGATTTTCTCTGCTTCCAATTAATTTTACTTATTTTGGCCATTCTGGGAGGAATAATTCTTTCAAATTTTACAGCGGATTTATTTTATAAACCGGCCGAGATGCTTATGAATCTCGTCTTGGGCTTTGGTTTTAAAGGAGACGTGGAAAGCGATGACAGGGGCATTCCGATAGCTATTATCCGCAGATCAGGTGGAAAATATTATAACCCCGTGACCGTAACTATGGCCGGATTTGATTATTATGATAAGTGGCAAAAAAAGAAAGAAGAAAAATATTTTAAATATTTTAAAAATTGCGCTGATTGGTTGGTGGATAATTTAAAAATGAGAAATTTTAAAGGATTGATTTTTGGGGTTTGGGAATATTATTATCCGTGGACATATAATCTAACTCCTCCGTGGATCTCGGCGCTAGCCCAAGGAGTGGGACTGCAATTTCTCAGTAGGGTTTATAAAATTACGGGCGAAGAAAAATATTTGGAAGCCGCAAAACTAGCCTTAAACGCTCTTTTTGTGGAAGTAAAAGATGGAGGAGTAACCTATAAAGACGAAGATGGCGGATGGTGGTACGAAGAATATGTTGGTGAAGGCGCCAAAAAAAGTTTGGTTTTGAATGGTATGATTTACGCTTTAATCGGTGTTAATGAATACTACAAAAATACAAAAGATATAAAAGCAAAAGAACTTCTTGAGAAAGGAGTAATAAACCTTAAACAGCATGTTTGGGATTTTGATACTGGCTGGTGGACTTATTACGATAAACTGGGCGTAATGGCCACCAAATCATATCATCTCCTGCATTCGGAACTTATGAAAGAGTTATATGATATCACCGGTGAAAAAATTTTCTTGGAGGCATGCGAAAAATGGGCTAAATATAAATCTAAATTTTTTGTTCGCGAATTTATTAAAAACAAACCGCACTGGCATGACATGGTGGTGCTCTGTCTTAATATCGGTCTGGTATTTATATTTCTGGAATTATTGTTATTTTTAATAAAAATATGA
- a CDS encoding peptidoglycan bridge formation glycyltransferase FemA/FemB family protein: MNIWQGTFKIWQNKDFGKIYARFNNLKLYFLDDFQLFVSFRPLIGNTTLYLYCAPSKEKWINELKSLAKNLGVAKILIYSINPLEDLNNFFKEKLFTSVIDLTGNKELLWEKIGKKTRNMIRKGEKMGVEIKLAETEKEFNQWWGVYSRATQIKGFGRQKLLLVKKLFKDKKISRLFLSIKDNKIIGGTFFLLDEYPMYWLGAFDKKFGDYAPGHINIWETMLSLKEKGFQLLDLGGISFDEKDGSSRFKKSFMGEIKTEYIYEIPINLIKTKFINLVSKIKSKI, from the coding sequence ATGAATATTTGGCAAGGAACATTTAAAATATGGCAGAATAAGGACTTTGGCAAAATATACGCAAGGTTTAACAACCTAAAATTATACTTTCTTGATGATTTCCAGCTTTTTGTTTCCTTTCGGCCGCTAATTGGCAATACCACCTTATATTTATATTGTGCTCCGTCCAAGGAAAAATGGATAAATGAATTAAAATCTTTGGCTAAAAATTTAGGAGTGGCTAAAATTTTGATTTACAGCATCAATCCTTTGGAGGATTTAAATAATTTTTTTAAAGAAAAACTGTTCACTTCTGTGATAGATCTTACGGGTAATAAAGAATTGCTTTGGGAAAAAATCGGCAAAAAAACGAGAAATATGATTCGTAAGGGCGAAAAAATGGGTGTGGAAATAAAATTGGCAGAAACAGAGAAAGAATTCAATCAATGGTGGGGGGTATATTCTAGGGCAACTCAAATAAAGGGATTTGGAAGACAAAAATTACTGCTTGTGAAAAAACTTTTTAAAGATAAAAAAATATCCCGACTTTTTTTATCAATAAAGGATAATAAAATTATTGGAGGAACATTCTTTTTATTAGATGAATATCCAATGTATTGGCTGGGGGCATTTGATAAAAAATTTGGAGATTATGCGCCGGGCCATATTAATATTTGGGAAACAATGCTTTCTTTAAAGGAAAAGGGATTCCAATTATTGGATTTAGGTGGAATCAGTTTTGATGAAAAAGACGGCTCAAGCCGCTTTAAAAAAAGTTTTATGGGGGAGATTAAAACCGAATATATTTATGAAATCCCCATAAACTTAATTAAAACAAAATTTATAAATTTGGTTTCAAAAATAAAATCGAAAATATAA